Proteins from a single region of Chengkuizengella sediminis:
- a CDS encoding YlxQ family RNA-binding protein, producing MEKNNKILSYIGLAKRAGKCLSGEEKVLNKIRSNEAKLVIIASDASDNTSKKFKDKCSSYHVPLIQYNNRSQLGQSLGEAERVVIAITDDGFVKMIMNCMEKEM from the coding sequence ATGGAAAAAAATAACAAGATATTATCGTATATAGGTCTTGCAAAACGAGCTGGTAAATGCTTGTCTGGTGAGGAGAAAGTATTAAACAAGATTCGATCTAATGAAGCAAAATTAGTTATCATTGCGAGTGATGCTTCTGATAATACTTCTAAGAAATTTAAGGATAAGTGCAGTTCTTATCATGTTCCACTCATCCAATATAATAATCGCTCTCAATTAGGTCAAAGTCTAGGAGAAGCAGAACGTGTTGTGATTGCAATTACTGATGATGGTTTTGTAAAAATGATCATGAATTGTATGGAAAAAGAGATGTGA
- the rnpM gene encoding RNase P modulator RnpM, with protein MRNRKIPMRKCVACQEMKTKKELVRIVRSPENEVIIDSTGKKSGRGAYLCKTVSCSQLAMKNNSLDRALKHQVDREIYEQLELNFTKIEEHDGKK; from the coding sequence ATGCGAAATCGAAAAATTCCTATGAGAAAATGTGTTGCTTGCCAGGAAATGAAAACTAAAAAAGAGCTAGTTCGAATCGTTAGGTCCCCAGAAAATGAAGTGATCATTGATTCAACAGGTAAAAAGTCTGGTAGAGGGGCTTATTTATGTAAAACAGTAAGTTGCTCACAATTAGCTATGAAAAATAATTCACTTGACAGAGCATTAAAACATCAAGTCGACCGGGAAATATATGAGCAGTTAGAATTAAACTTCACGAAAATAGAGGAACATGATGGAAAAAAATAA
- the nusA gene encoding transcription termination factor NusA: MNAEFIEALTEIEREKGISKEVLIDALEAALISSYKRNYTAQNVRVDINQQTGVIKVFARKTVVEEVLDPRLEISIDAARSINANYHLDDIVEIEVTPRDFGRIAAQTAKQVVTQRIREAERGLIFNEFIDKEEDIITGIVERMDPRNIYINLGRVEGLLPLNEIMPTEKFQQGDRIKAFITKVENSTKGPLIMLSRTHPGLLKRLFELEVPEIYDGIVEIRSVAREAGYRSKIAVYSPNPDVDSVGACVGQKGMRVQTIVDELKGERIDIVYWSEDISEYVANALSPSKVLEVQILEEDKMCRVIVPDFQLSLAIGIKGQNARLAAKLTGWKIDIKSESQAFEQFGRPKEGSDLPQEDFLSFE; the protein is encoded by the coding sequence ATGAATGCAGAGTTTATTGAAGCTCTAACTGAAATCGAAAGAGAAAAAGGGATTAGCAAGGAGGTATTAATTGATGCTCTTGAAGCGGCATTAATTTCAAGTTACAAACGTAATTATACCGCACAAAATGTAAGAGTGGATATTAATCAACAAACAGGCGTAATTAAAGTTTTTGCAAGAAAGACAGTTGTAGAAGAAGTGCTAGATCCAAGATTGGAAATCTCCATCGATGCGGCACGATCTATTAATGCAAATTACCATTTAGATGATATCGTTGAAATAGAAGTCACACCGAGAGATTTTGGTCGTATTGCAGCACAAACAGCTAAACAGGTCGTGACTCAAAGGATTCGTGAAGCTGAAAGAGGACTTATATTTAATGAATTCATTGATAAAGAAGAAGATATCATAACGGGCATCGTAGAAAGAATGGATCCAAGAAATATATATATTAATCTAGGTAGAGTAGAAGGTTTATTACCCCTAAATGAGATTATGCCAACTGAAAAATTCCAACAAGGTGATCGCATTAAAGCTTTCATCACAAAAGTTGAAAATTCAACTAAGGGTCCTTTAATTATGCTGTCAAGAACTCACCCTGGTTTATTAAAAAGATTATTTGAACTAGAGGTGCCAGAAATCTATGACGGAATCGTAGAAATTCGTTCTGTAGCAAGAGAAGCAGGTTATCGATCTAAAATCGCAGTGTATTCCCCTAACCCCGATGTTGATTCAGTAGGTGCCTGTGTAGGACAAAAAGGAATGCGAGTCCAAACCATAGTAGATGAATTAAAAGGTGAAAGAATTGATATTGTTTATTGGTCTGAAGATATTAGTGAATATGTTGCTAATGCATTAAGTCCATCTAAAGTTCTTGAGGTACAAATATTAGAAGAAGATAAAATGTGTAGAGTGATCGTGCCAGATTTTCAATTGTCACTTGCTATAGGGATCAAGGGTCAGAATGCAAGACTTGCTGCTAAATTAACGGGTTGGAAAATAGATATCAAAAGTGAATCACAAGCTTTTGAGCAGTTTGGTAGACCGAAAGAAGGCAGCGATCTACCACAAGAAGATTTTCTATCATTTGAGTAA
- the rimP gene encoding ribosome maturation factor RimP — protein sequence MSKIKGLVQDMIQNFIEEEGYELVDIEYVKEGENRYLRIYVDKDGGIDIDDCGRISEYISQKLDESDPITEAYILEVSSPGAERPLKKAKDFENAVNKNVFITTYESIDGLKEFEGELISFQNEMIEIKQVKKTHQIPLNKVASARLAVLF from the coding sequence GTGAGCAAAATAAAAGGTCTTGTTCAAGATATGATACAAAACTTTATCGAAGAAGAAGGATATGAATTAGTTGATATAGAGTATGTCAAAGAAGGTGAGAATAGATACCTACGTATTTATGTTGATAAGGACGGAGGTATTGATATTGATGATTGTGGTCGTATCAGTGAATATATAAGTCAAAAGTTAGATGAATCTGACCCAATAACAGAAGCTTACATTCTTGAAGTCTCTTCACCTGGTGCTGAACGTCCATTAAAAAAGGCAAAGGACTTTGAAAATGCTGTGAATAAAAATGTCTTTATTACTACATACGAATCCATTGATGGATTAAAGGAATTTGAAGGAGAATTGATTTCTTTCCAAAATGAAATGATCGAAATAAAACAAGTAAAAAAGACTCATCAAATACCACTAAATAAAGTTGCAAGTGCCAGACTTGCTGTACTTTTTTAA
- a CDS encoding PolC-type DNA polymerase III, which produces MKNLCLACCNWEGNIINSIHNQEKRIRFELLMKQAEIPQEIVNSYFSDGFIEKVICNRHHNDWNIHIIKDHMIPQKVYRQFCKQIQKKFAHIAKIRFNFCFSNSITNQELVSEYWGLFLDWIQKEQTSVNGWFSKAKVEVNDQTINVSLLDETGIELAKKKKLDESIKQFFIDFFSRNFSINFSVDMNRIEEYDRFAEKLEEEERSATQAILDSAPREIEKEIPEGELVLLLGKKIDEPSVPIQQITDEEKKTVIQGTVLNLEMRELKTGTTLTQFILTDFTDSIKVKIFTKKKEDVKKLSLLKNGVWIKLRGKVEYDTFLPVHELTMIPMDLNEIVAPANFERKDHEKEKRVEFHLHSNMSTMDGITSIGDYIKTAAKWGHKAIAVTDHGNVQAFPEAFWTASKNNIKMIYGVEANVVNDAIPIALNPFNVSLQDATYVIFDLETTGLSVTNHNIIEIAGVKVKNGEEIERFTSFVNPHEKIPYNISQLTNITDDMVVDAPDLKDVFPKFIQFIGDAILVAHNARFDAGFVQAACEKCGLEQADNAVIDTLELARFLFPNFKNHRLNTLADKLKVSLDNHHRAIDDTIALQHIFVHLLKELKQRDITNVIQLNDYAGLDLSKARPFHCCIYAVNLVGKKNLYKLISLSHTEHFSRVATIPKSVLIDNREGLIISSGCEKGELFETILNKSPAEAEEVAQFYDVLEIQPIGVNQHLIDKGLVTHRLHLEEANQRICNLGEKLNKPVIATGNVHYLKPREKINRDITIHGITGYSPLKDLEKPDVHFRTTTEMLAEFEHLGEEKAYEVVVKNTNDLADRFEDIELFPSKPFFPVIEGADEEIRNTCYATAKEIYGEELPEIVIERLEKELVPIIKAGFAALYLISEKLVKKSNRDGYLVGSRGSVGSSVVAMMLGISEVNPLPPHYLCKTCKHNEWFTDGSVRSGFDIEDKTCPKCDGLLKGDGQDIPFETFLGFKGDKVPDIDLNFSGEYQPNAHHYTKVLFGEENVYRAGTIGTVADKTAFGYVKKYEEDKLKSWRNAEVVRLSTGCTGVKRSTGQHPGGIVVVPDYIDVEDITPVQFPADDTSADWKTTHFDYHAFDANLLKLDILGHDDPTMMRMLQDLTEVDPTSIPMNDPKIMSVFNSTDALNVTPDQIKSPVGTFGVPEMGTKFVRQMLKETKPSTFADLLQISGLSHGTGVWLGNAQELIKNNTCTIKTVIGCRDDIMLYLIYKGGLEAGLAFQITESVRKGKGLKDEWIATMKEHKIPQWYIDSCLRIEYMFPKAHAAAYVISAVRTVYFKVHYPIAFYATYFSVRTEDFDVDVFCQGYNSILRKLNEIEELGFKATAKEKSMISILEMALEMTARGFSFKGINLYRSDAEKYIIDGDSLIPPFSAIQGIGVNAAKNIVEAREGGEFLSIEDFRQRSKVSKTVVETLNGFGCFNGLPETNQLSLF; this is translated from the coding sequence ATGAAGAATCTATGTCTGGCTTGTTGCAATTGGGAGGGGAACATTATAAATAGTATACATAATCAAGAAAAAAGAATACGGTTTGAATTGTTGATGAAACAGGCAGAAATTCCACAGGAAATTGTGAATTCTTATTTTTCTGATGGATTTATCGAAAAGGTAATTTGCAATCGACATCATAATGATTGGAATATTCATATTATCAAAGATCATATGATCCCACAAAAAGTTTATAGACAATTTTGTAAACAAATTCAAAAAAAATTCGCCCATATTGCAAAAATTCGGTTTAACTTTTGTTTTTCTAATTCTATTACAAACCAAGAGTTAGTCTCTGAGTATTGGGGACTATTTCTAGATTGGATTCAAAAAGAACAAACATCAGTAAATGGTTGGTTTAGTAAAGCAAAGGTTGAAGTGAATGATCAAACGATCAATGTTTCTTTATTAGATGAAACAGGTATAGAATTGGCAAAGAAGAAGAAATTGGATGAGAGCATCAAACAATTTTTTATTGATTTTTTTTCTAGAAACTTCTCTATTAACTTCTCTGTTGATATGAATAGAATTGAGGAATACGATCGTTTTGCCGAGAAATTAGAAGAAGAAGAGCGATCTGCAACTCAAGCTATATTGGATTCAGCACCAAGAGAGATTGAAAAAGAAATCCCTGAAGGAGAACTGGTGCTTTTACTTGGGAAAAAGATAGATGAACCATCTGTTCCGATTCAACAAATTACGGATGAAGAGAAAAAAACGGTCATCCAAGGAACAGTCCTCAATTTAGAAATGAGGGAACTTAAAACAGGTACGACTTTAACTCAATTTATACTAACTGATTTTACAGACTCTATTAAAGTCAAAATATTTACAAAGAAAAAGGAAGATGTAAAAAAATTATCATTGTTAAAAAATGGAGTATGGATAAAATTAAGAGGGAAAGTTGAATATGATACCTTTCTTCCCGTGCATGAATTGACGATGATTCCAATGGATTTGAATGAAATCGTTGCTCCAGCTAATTTCGAACGCAAGGATCATGAGAAGGAAAAACGTGTTGAATTCCATCTTCATAGCAATATGAGTACAATGGATGGGATTACTTCCATCGGTGATTATATAAAAACTGCAGCTAAGTGGGGTCATAAAGCGATTGCTGTAACTGACCATGGTAATGTACAAGCGTTTCCGGAAGCTTTTTGGACAGCGAGTAAAAACAATATAAAAATGATTTATGGGGTAGAGGCGAATGTTGTTAATGATGCGATTCCAATTGCGCTGAACCCTTTCAATGTTTCTTTGCAAGATGCTACTTATGTCATTTTTGACTTGGAGACCACTGGTCTTTCCGTTACAAATCATAATATCATCGAAATTGCTGGAGTGAAGGTCAAAAACGGGGAAGAAATAGAGAGATTTACCTCTTTTGTGAACCCGCATGAAAAAATACCATATAACATAAGTCAATTGACGAATATTACGGATGATATGGTTGTAGATGCGCCAGATCTTAAAGATGTCTTTCCTAAATTTATTCAGTTTATAGGGGATGCTATTTTAGTAGCTCATAATGCTAGATTTGATGCAGGATTTGTTCAAGCAGCATGTGAGAAATGTGGATTGGAACAGGCAGATAATGCAGTTATAGATACTTTAGAACTGGCTAGGTTTCTTTTTCCAAATTTTAAAAACCATAGATTAAATACATTAGCTGATAAATTAAAAGTAAGTTTAGACAATCATCACAGAGCGATTGATGACACCATTGCACTACAACATATTTTTGTACATTTACTAAAGGAATTAAAACAAAGAGATATTACGAATGTAATCCAACTTAATGACTATGCTGGGCTGGATCTTTCTAAAGCAAGACCTTTCCATTGTTGTATTTATGCTGTGAATCTGGTAGGAAAGAAAAATTTATATAAATTAATTTCATTATCACACACTGAACATTTTAGTAGAGTTGCAACGATTCCAAAAAGTGTTTTAATCGATAATAGAGAAGGTTTAATCATTTCCTCGGGTTGTGAAAAAGGTGAATTATTCGAAACCATATTAAATAAATCGCCTGCTGAAGCAGAGGAAGTAGCCCAATTTTATGACGTTTTAGAAATACAGCCAATTGGCGTAAATCAACATCTTATAGACAAAGGTTTAGTAACACATCGCTTGCATCTAGAGGAAGCAAACCAAAGAATATGTAATCTAGGAGAAAAATTGAATAAACCTGTGATCGCTACAGGTAATGTTCATTATCTTAAACCTAGAGAGAAAATAAACAGAGATATTACGATTCACGGTATTACAGGTTATAGTCCACTAAAGGATTTGGAAAAACCCGATGTGCATTTTAGAACAACGACTGAAATGTTAGCTGAGTTTGAACATCTTGGAGAAGAAAAAGCCTATGAAGTTGTTGTAAAAAATACAAATGATTTGGCAGATCGCTTTGAAGATATTGAGTTGTTTCCTAGCAAACCGTTTTTCCCAGTCATTGAAGGGGCTGATGAGGAAATAAGAAATACATGTTATGCAACAGCTAAGGAAATATATGGTGAGGAACTGCCTGAAATTGTTATAGAACGATTAGAGAAGGAACTTGTTCCTATCATCAAAGCAGGATTTGCAGCTTTGTATTTAATTTCAGAAAAATTGGTTAAAAAATCGAATCGAGATGGTTACTTAGTTGGATCTCGGGGGTCTGTAGGATCTTCCGTTGTAGCTATGATGTTAGGTATTTCTGAGGTCAACCCGTTACCTCCTCATTATTTGTGTAAAACGTGTAAACATAATGAGTGGTTTACGGATGGAAGTGTTCGCAGTGGATTTGATATTGAAGATAAAACTTGTCCAAAATGTGATGGTTTGTTAAAGGGAGATGGTCAGGATATCCCATTTGAAACGTTTTTGGGATTTAAAGGAGATAAAGTTCCCGATATTGACTTGAATTTCTCTGGAGAATATCAGCCTAATGCTCATCATTATACAAAGGTGCTTTTTGGAGAAGAAAATGTTTATCGTGCTGGGACAATTGGTACTGTGGCAGATAAAACAGCATTTGGATATGTGAAAAAATATGAAGAAGATAAATTAAAAAGCTGGAGAAATGCTGAGGTAGTAAGATTAAGTACAGGATGCACGGGAGTGAAACGAAGTACTGGACAGCATCCAGGAGGAATTGTTGTTGTTCCTGATTATATAGACGTTGAAGATATTACACCGGTTCAATTTCCCGCTGACGATACATCAGCTGATTGGAAAACAACCCATTTTGATTATCATGCTTTTGATGCTAACTTATTGAAGTTAGATATTCTAGGGCATGATGATCCAACAATGATGAGAATGTTACAGGATTTAACGGAGGTGGATCCAACTTCCATTCCTATGAATGATCCTAAAATCATGAGCGTATTTAACTCAACAGATGCATTAAATGTTACACCTGATCAAATAAAATCTCCTGTAGGGACATTTGGTGTTCCTGAAATGGGCACTAAATTTGTAAGACAAATGTTAAAGGAAACAAAACCTTCAACCTTTGCTGATTTATTGCAAATCTCAGGTCTTTCTCATGGAACGGGGGTTTGGTTAGGAAATGCGCAGGAACTTATTAAAAACAATACGTGTACGATCAAAACGGTAATTGGTTGTAGAGATGACATCATGTTATATTTAATTTATAAGGGTGGTTTGGAGGCAGGTCTTGCATTTCAAATTACTGAAAGTGTTCGTAAAGGGAAGGGTTTAAAGGATGAATGGATCGCTACGATGAAAGAGCACAAAATACCGCAATGGTATATTGATTCATGTTTGAGAATTGAGTATATGTTTCCAAAGGCCCATGCGGCTGCTTATGTTATTTCTGCTGTAAGAACTGTTTACTTTAAAGTTCATTATCCAATTGCATTTTATGCGACTTACTTTTCTGTTCGAACAGAGGATTTTGATGTTGATGTATTTTGTCAAGGGTACAATTCAATTCTGAGAAAATTAAACGAAATTGAAGAATTGGGTTTTAAAGCAACTGCAAAAGAAAAAAGTATGATCTCGATTTTAGAAATGGCTTTAGAGATGACTGCTCGTGGTTTTTCATTTAAAGGCATTAACTTATATCGATCAGATGCTGAAAAGTATATAATAGATGGTGATTCTTTAATCCCTCCATTTTCTGCGATTCAAGGAATTGGTGTGAATGCTGCTAAAAACATCGTTGAAGCTAGAGAGGGTGGCGAGTTTTTATCTATTGAAGATTTTAGGCAACGTTCTAAAGTGTCTAAAACGGTTGTTGAAACATTAAATGGATTTGGTTGTTTCAATGGTTTACCAGAGACGAACCAGCTATCATTATTTTAG
- the proS gene encoding proline--tRNA ligase, producing MSKDKKMVREITPQQEDFSRWYIDVIKKADLMDYSPVRGCIVFKPEGFEIWEMMQKELDSKFKETGHRNAYFPLFIPESFFQKEKEHVEGFNPELPWVTEAAGEQLEERLAIRPTSETMIGHMYSKWIQSYRDLPVLINQWANVVRWEKRTLPFLRTSEFLWQEGHTAHETEEEARAETMQMLDIYREFVEDFLSIPVIVGQKTPSEKFAGAIDTFSIEAMMKDGKAVQAGTSHYLGTNFSQAFDIQYLDRDNKQQHAYTTSWGVSTRLIGAMIMVHGDDKGLVVPPKVAPTQVIMIPIGPAKKREEVTNKSMELMNGLKQAGVRVRIDTRTDQSPGWKFNEYEMRGVPIRIELGPRDMEKGQVVLVSRISGEKKFVPQDQLNEEVSKMLDEIQKQMYDNAKSFMDSHFSSVENIDEMKSAMEKQRGFVLAGWCGSEACEHQVKEETGATSRNIPTVVTEHKGKCLVCEEPAKHTVVFGKSY from the coding sequence ATGTCTAAGGACAAAAAAATGGTGAGAGAAATTACGCCTCAACAAGAGGATTTTTCTAGATGGTATATTGATGTGATTAAAAAAGCAGATTTGATGGATTATTCTCCAGTCAGAGGGTGTATCGTTTTTAAACCTGAAGGGTTTGAGATTTGGGAGATGATGCAAAAGGAGCTTGATTCTAAATTTAAAGAAACTGGGCATCGAAATGCATATTTTCCTCTTTTTATTCCTGAAAGCTTTTTTCAAAAAGAAAAAGAACATGTTGAAGGTTTTAATCCAGAATTACCTTGGGTTACAGAAGCTGCAGGTGAACAATTAGAAGAGCGTTTGGCGATCAGACCAACTTCAGAAACGATGATCGGACACATGTATTCAAAATGGATCCAATCTTATAGAGATCTTCCTGTATTAATTAATCAATGGGCGAATGTAGTTCGCTGGGAGAAACGAACACTTCCGTTTTTAAGAACGAGCGAGTTTTTATGGCAGGAAGGACATACTGCACACGAAACTGAAGAGGAAGCTAGAGCAGAGACCATGCAAATGTTAGATATTTATCGTGAATTTGTAGAGGACTTTTTAAGCATACCTGTAATCGTAGGTCAGAAAACGCCATCGGAAAAATTTGCCGGAGCTATAGATACTTTTTCTATTGAAGCGATGATGAAAGATGGAAAAGCAGTTCAAGCTGGTACGTCTCACTATTTAGGTACTAATTTTTCCCAAGCATTTGATATTCAATATTTAGATCGTGATAATAAACAGCAGCATGCTTATACGACATCTTGGGGTGTAAGCACAAGATTAATAGGTGCAATGATTATGGTTCATGGAGATGACAAAGGGTTAGTTGTACCTCCTAAAGTAGCACCAACTCAAGTGATTATGATTCCAATTGGTCCAGCAAAGAAAAGAGAAGAAGTAACAAATAAAAGTATGGAATTAATGAATGGGTTAAAACAAGCTGGTGTAAGAGTACGTATTGATACACGTACAGATCAAAGTCCTGGATGGAAGTTTAATGAGTATGAAATGAGAGGGGTTCCAATTAGAATTGAACTTGGACCTCGTGATATGGAAAAAGGACAAGTTGTTCTTGTATCTAGAATTTCTGGGGAAAAGAAGTTTGTACCTCAAGATCAGTTAAATGAAGAAGTATCAAAAATGTTGGATGAGATTCAAAAACAAATGTACGATAATGCAAAAAGTTTTATGGACTCACATTTTAGCTCGGTGGAAAACATTGATGAAATGAAATCTGCTATGGAAAAACAAAGAGGTTTTGTATTAGCAGGTTGGTGCGGTTCTGAAGCTTGCGAACATCAAGTGAAAGAGGAGACAGGTGCAACAAGCAGAAATATCCCAACGGTTGTAACTGAACATAAAGGCAAATGTTTGGTTTGTGAAGAACCTGCAAAACATACTGTTGTATTTGGAAAATCCTATTAA
- the rseP gene encoding RIP metalloprotease RseP — protein sequence MTVEVIIIALLMFFLLVGIHEWGHFYFAKRVGILVREFAIGFGPKLLSVKRNETRYTFRLLPMGGYVRMAGEDPEIVQINPGQTIAVKIENDKVTHIYLDQLDQRTDVIQGTVESIDLEHKLNIKLDVDGELQDLDVHEKAMMETKGKETQIAPWNRQFGSKTIAQRALVIVAGPVMNFILAFFLFITFIYMSGIPIENPTHLQVGTVVSDSPAETAGLESNDLIIEVNGETIGTDNEKLLTLISQSADQPMNWTVSRAQSEIQLQVTPKPDEAGSGKVGISIQLEKRSPDSIVEGITYSSKTMWNVTEQIFISLKMLVTLQFSLDDLGGPIRITEMTGEAVSYGVDTLVGFVAMISLYLGIFNLLPFPALDGSRLMFFGIEAVRGKPVDPNRESMVHFIGFAVLMLLMIAVTYNDILRLFKG from the coding sequence TTGACTGTAGAAGTGATTATTATTGCTCTTCTCATGTTCTTTTTATTAGTAGGTATTCATGAGTGGGGGCATTTTTACTTTGCGAAACGAGTAGGTATTCTAGTCAGAGAATTTGCAATCGGATTTGGTCCAAAGCTACTATCTGTAAAAAGAAATGAAACTCGATATACATTTCGTTTACTACCGATGGGTGGTTATGTACGAATGGCTGGTGAGGATCCAGAAATCGTTCAAATTAACCCTGGTCAAACCATTGCAGTTAAAATAGAAAATGATAAAGTAACTCATATTTATTTAGATCAATTAGATCAAAGAACTGATGTGATTCAAGGGACTGTTGAAAGCATTGATCTTGAGCATAAATTAAATATCAAATTAGATGTTGATGGTGAACTGCAAGATTTAGATGTACATGAAAAAGCAATGATGGAGACAAAAGGGAAAGAGACTCAAATCGCTCCATGGAATCGTCAATTTGGAAGTAAAACGATTGCTCAGAGAGCACTAGTCATTGTAGCTGGACCAGTAATGAATTTTATTCTTGCTTTTTTCTTATTTATAACTTTTATTTATATGAGTGGAATACCTATTGAAAATCCGACTCATTTGCAGGTAGGTACGGTAGTGAGTGATTCCCCGGCTGAAACAGCGGGATTAGAATCAAATGATCTAATTATAGAAGTGAATGGTGAGACGATTGGAACAGACAATGAGAAATTACTCACTCTAATTTCACAATCAGCCGACCAACCCATGAATTGGACTGTATCTCGTGCTCAGTCTGAAATTCAACTTCAGGTCACTCCGAAACCCGATGAAGCAGGTAGTGGAAAAGTTGGAATATCTATTCAACTAGAAAAAAGAAGCCCTGATTCCATCGTTGAAGGTATCACATATTCTTCTAAAACGATGTGGAACGTTACGGAACAAATATTCATCAGTTTAAAAATGTTGGTTACCTTGCAATTTTCGTTAGATGATTTAGGAGGACCTATACGTATTACTGAAATGACAGGTGAAGCGGTTAGTTATGGTGTGGATACATTAGTTGGGTTTGTGGCGATGATTAGTTTATATTTAGGAATTTTCAATTTACTCCCATTTCCAGCTTTGGACGGAAGCCGCTTAATGTTTTTCGGAATTGAAGCTGTGCGTGGAAAACCTGTCGATCCAAATCGGGAGAGTATGGTTCACTTTATCGGTTTTGCTGTACTAATGTTACTTATGATTGCAGTTACTTATAACGATATATTAAGATTGTTTAAAGGTTAA
- a CDS encoding 1-deoxy-D-xylulose-5-phosphate reductoisomerase → MSKHISLLGSTGSIGTQTLDVISLYNEDFIIDGLAAGSNLPLFVEQINTFRPKKVSVATKSLAEQLKPLISSSIEVFYGEEGLIEVAANTDASFVVNALVGSQGLKPTISAIEAGKHIGLANKETLVTAGHIIKQLTQKHEVDLLPIDSEHSAIFQCLNGESHSEISKITLTASGGSFRDRSREELVGVTVKEALSHPNWSMGAKITIDSATMVNKGLEVIEAHWLFDIAYEKIDVIIHPESIVHSFVEFNDCSVIAQLGNPDMRVPIQYALTYPRRLKTSTEPLDLALLGRLNFNQMDFNRFPCLKMAFDCGKIGGSATTVFNAANEVAVSKFLKGEIEFLHIEKIIHKVLEKHAVTAFPQLDELLEIDKWARESAHNVSSSS, encoded by the coding sequence TTGAGTAAACATATATCTTTACTAGGCTCAACTGGTTCCATTGGCACTCAAACATTAGATGTCATTTCTCTGTACAATGAAGATTTCATTATTGATGGTTTGGCAGCAGGTTCAAACTTACCTCTCTTTGTAGAACAAATTAATACTTTCCGTCCAAAAAAAGTTTCAGTTGCTACCAAATCATTAGCTGAACAATTAAAACCTCTCATTTCTTCTTCAATAGAAGTCTTTTATGGTGAGGAAGGTTTAATTGAAGTTGCAGCAAACACTGATGCATCCTTTGTAGTAAATGCGTTGGTTGGCAGTCAGGGATTAAAACCAACAATAAGTGCTATTGAAGCTGGGAAACATATTGGTTTAGCTAATAAGGAAACTCTTGTTACTGCTGGACATATTATAAAACAATTAACACAAAAACATGAAGTAGATTTACTCCCAATAGACAGTGAGCATTCTGCGATTTTTCAGTGTTTAAATGGAGAATCTCATTCAGAAATATCGAAAATCACTTTGACTGCTTCAGGTGGTTCCTTTCGAGATCGATCTAGAGAAGAACTGGTCGGTGTAACTGTAAAGGAAGCCTTATCACACCCTAATTGGTCAATGGGTGCTAAAATTACGATCGATTCAGCGACCATGGTTAACAAAGGTTTAGAGGTAATAGAAGCACACTGGTTATTTGATATCGCATATGAAAAAATTGATGTAATCATACATCCTGAAAGCATCGTACACTCTTTTGTAGAGTTTAACGATTGTAGTGTTATTGCTCAGTTAGGTAATCCTGATATGAGAGTGCCCATTCAATATGCATTAACCTATCCAAGAAGATTAAAAACATCAACTGAACCATTAGATTTAGCATTACTTGGTAGGTTGAATTTTAACCAAATGGACTTTAATCGATTTCCTTGTTTAAAAATGGCTTTTGACTGTGGAAAAATAGGTGGATCAGCGACCACTGTTTTTAATGCGGCTAATGAAGTGGCAGTTTCTAAGTTTTTAAAAGGTGAAATTGAATTTTTACACATTGAAAAAATAATACATAAAGTTTTAGAGAAACATGCTGTAACGGCATTTCCTCAACTAGACGAACTTTTGGAAATAGATAAATGGGCTAGAGAAAGTGCGCATAACGTTTCTTCCTCTAGTTAG